The Klebsiella quasivariicola region TGGTGATCTGCTCCATCAGCCGCGCCGCATCGTCAAAGCGGCCGTGGCTGAAACGGTGCTCTCCCAGCTCCTCCTGAATCACCATCAGCTCTTCCGCCAGCCACTGGCGGAACAGCGCCTTCGTGACCGGGGTGCCGTCGTTCAGGGTTTTCTGATGATGGATCCATTGCCAGATAGAGGTGCGCGAGATCTCGGCCGTCGCGGCGTCTTCCATCAGGCCATAAATCGGCACACAGCCGTTACCGGAGATCCAGGCTTCGATGTACTGCACCGCCACGCGAATGTTGGCGCGCATCCCGGCTTCCGTGCGCTCGCCCTCGCAGGGAGCCAGCAGCTGTTCAGCGGTAATTGGCGCATCCTCGCTTCGGGTGACCGAGAGCTGATTCGGCTTATCGCCGAGCACGCGGTCAAACACCGCCATGGCGGTATCTGCCAGCCCCGGATGGGCGATCCAGGTGCCATCGTGACCGTTGTTCGCCTCCAGCTCTTTATCGGCGGTGACTTTATTCAGCACCTGACGGTTACGTTCAGCCTCTTTGCTCGGGATAAAGGCCGCCATGCCGCCCATCGCAAAGGCTCCGCGTTTGTGGCAGGTCTTAATCAATAACCGTGAGTAGGCGCTGAGGAACGGTTTATCCATCGTCACCACCTGACGGTCAGGCAGGACGCGATCCGGATGGTTTTTCAGCGTCTTGATATAGCTGAAGATGTAGTCCCAGCGGCCGCAGTTGAGGCCGACGATGTGGTCGCGCAGCGCATGCAGGATTTCGTCCATCTGGAACACCGCCGGCAGCGTCTCAATCAGCAGCGTGGCCTTGATGGTGCCGCGCGGCAGGTCAAAACGATCTTCCGTAAAGCTGAAGACATCGTTCCACCATGCCGCTTCCTGCCAGGCCTGGGTTTTAGGCAGATAGAAGTAGGGACCACTCCCTTTCGCCAGCAACGCCTGATAGTTATGAAAGAAATAGAGCGCAAAATCGAACAGGCTGCCGGGGATAGCCTCATTACGCCAGGTGACATGCTTTTCCGGCAGGTGCAGGCCACGCACTCGGCATACCAGCACGGCGGGATTAGGCTGCAGCTGGTAGATTTTGCCGGCCTCGTTGGTGTAGCTGATGGTCCCGTTCACGGCATCGCGCAGGTTGATTTGGCCATCAATGACTTTGCGCCAGTCAGGCGCCAGCGAATCCTCAAAGTCAGCCATAAAGACTTTGACGTTGGCATTCAGCGCGTTAATGACCATCTTGCGCTCGACGGGGCCGGTGATTTCAACGCGGCGATCCTGCAAATCCGCAGGAATACCGCGGATAGTCCAGTCGCCATTTCTAATGGAAGCAGTTTCCGAAATAAAGTCTGGAAGTACACCTTCATCAATGGCCTGCTGCTGCTGCTGACGCGCGGCCAGCAGCTTATTACGCGCCGGCGCAAAGCGGCTCACCAGTTCGGTCAGAAATTCTACCGCCTCAGGCGTTAAGATCTGTTTCTCCTGCTCGCCATAGGGCTGATTAAAGGCCAGTTCATCGGTGATTGTCGCCTGCTGCGTCATTGTGCTGCTCCTCGTGGTTGATCCGCTGGAAGCGAGCGAAAGATCGTTGTGTAGTTTTCGCTCAGCACAATTAAGACTACTCAATTAATTTCTAAAATCAAAAACAATTTCCATTTTAATTTTAAATTGTCATTAACATATTGATAACAATGAAATTAAAGTTATCATCGTGTGTGAAGTGAATTTCGGAAATAAAAAAGGCACCCGAAGGTGCCAGAGGCAAAATGCTGAAACGCTTTAGGATCGTCTCGCGTAGAGTATTATTCCAGCGTCGGATTCATATGACGCAGATCGTATGGCGTAATCTGGTAGACGTAATAGTTAAGCCAGTTAGCGAACAGCAGGTTGCCGTGGCTGCGCCAGGTGGCGCGCGGTTTGTTCTGCGGATCGTTTTGTGGGAAATAGTTGTGAGGAACCTCAGGGTTCAAACCGGCTTCCACATCGCGGAAATATTCACTTGCCAGGGTATTGGCATCGTACTCCGGGTGGCCGGTGACAAAGGCGATGCGCTTATCTTTACTGGCAAACAAATACGCATCGCCCTCTTCCGTCTCCGCGAGGATCTCAAGATCGGTATAGTCACGGATAAGTCCGGCCGGAAAATCAGCATAGCGTGAGTGTGGGGCGAGGAAAGAGTCGTCGAAACCACGGGTCAGTAAGGCGTGCGGATGAAGAATATGGTGTTCATAGACGCCGGAAATCTTTTCGGCGCGGGTCTGCTTGGGAATGCCGTACAGAATGT contains the following coding sequences:
- the metA gene encoding homoserine O-succinyltransferase MetA; the protein is MPIRVQDELPAVNFLRNENVFVMTTTRATTQEIRPLKVLILNLMPKKIETENQFLRLLSNSPLQVDIQLLRIDARESRNTPAEHLNNFYCNFDEICDQNFDGLIVTGAPLGLVEFNDVAYWPQIKQVLEWAKDHVTSTLFVCWAVQAALNILYGIPKQTRAEKISGVYEHHILHPHALLTRGFDDSFLAPHSRYADFPAGLIRDYTDLEILAETEEGDAYLFASKDKRIAFVTGHPEYDANTLASEYFRDVEAGLNPEVPHNYFPQNDPQNKPRATWRSHGNLLFANWLNYYVYQITPYDLRHMNPTLE
- the aceB gene encoding malate synthase A codes for the protein MTQQATITDELAFNQPYGEQEKQILTPEAVEFLTELVSRFAPARNKLLAARQQQQQAIDEGVLPDFISETASIRNGDWTIRGIPADLQDRRVEITGPVERKMVINALNANVKVFMADFEDSLAPDWRKVIDGQINLRDAVNGTISYTNEAGKIYQLQPNPAVLVCRVRGLHLPEKHVTWRNEAIPGSLFDFALYFFHNYQALLAKGSGPYFYLPKTQAWQEAAWWNDVFSFTEDRFDLPRGTIKATLLIETLPAVFQMDEILHALRDHIVGLNCGRWDYIFSYIKTLKNHPDRVLPDRQVVTMDKPFLSAYSRLLIKTCHKRGAFAMGGMAAFIPSKEAERNRQVLNKVTADKELEANNGHDGTWIAHPGLADTAMAVFDRVLGDKPNQLSVTRSEDAPITAEQLLAPCEGERTEAGMRANIRVAVQYIEAWISGNGCVPIYGLMEDAATAEISRTSIWQWIHHQKTLNDGTPVTKALFRQWLAEELMVIQEELGEHRFSHGRFDDAARLMEQITTSDELIDFLTLPGYRLLA